One region of Quercus lobata isolate SW786 chromosome 2, ValleyOak3.0 Primary Assembly, whole genome shotgun sequence genomic DNA includes:
- the LOC115974970 gene encoding probable sugar phosphate/phosphate translocator At4g32390, with the protein MGKGGALSESVLKKIVLSYTYVGIWIFLSFTVIVYNKYILDKKMYNWSFPISLTMIHMGFCSSIAFCLVRVFRLVEPVSMSRDLYLSSVVPIGALYSLSLWLSNSAYIYLSVSFIQMLKALMPVAVYSIGVLFKKDSFKSDTMANMLSISVGVAIAAYGEARFDSWGVFLQLGAVVFEATRLVMIQILLTSKGITLNPITSLYYVAPCCFVFLLVPWIFVELPVLRESSSFHFDFVIFGTNSLCAFALNLAVFLLVGKTSALTMNVAGVVKDWLLIAFSWSVIKDTVTPLNLFGYALAFLGVAYYNHSKLQALKAKETQKKAAQADEEAGRLLEEREGDGLGKKSESQD; encoded by the coding sequence atggGGAAAGGTGGCGCTCTGAGCGAAAGCGTCCTGAAGAAGATCGTCCTATCCTACACCTACGTAGGAATCTGGATCTTCCTGAGCTTCACCGTCATCGTGTACAACAAGTACATTCTCGACAAGAAGATGTACAACTGGTCATTTCCGATCTCTCTAACCATGATCCACATGGGTTTCTGTTCTTCCATCGCCTTCTGCCTTGTCCGAGTTTTCCGTCTCGTGGAACCAGTTTCCATGTCAAGAGATCTCTACCTTTCATCGGTGGTACCCATCGGAGctctctattctctctctctctggcttTCTAACTCGGCCTATATCTATCTCTCTGTCTCATTCATCCAAATGCTCAAAGCTTTGATGCCTGTAGCTGTGTATTCAATTGGGGTTTTGTTCAAAAAGGATTCTTTCAAATCTGATACAATGGCCAACATGCTCTCGATCTCTGTCGGTGTGGCCATCGCCGCCTACGGTGAAGCGAGGTTTGATTCATGGGGTGTTTTCCTTCAATTGGGTGCTGTTGTTTTTGAGGCCACAAGGCTTGTCATGATTCAGATCTTGCTCACCTCTAAAGGCATAACCTTAAATCCCATTACCTCGTTGTACTATGTTGCTCCTTGCTGTTTCGTTTTCTTGCTAGTTCCATGGATCTTCGTCGAATTGCCGGTTTTGAGAGAGTCTTCGAGTTTCCATTTTGATTTCGTGATCTTTGGGACTAATTCTCTCTGTGCTTTTGCTTTGAATCTTGCTGTGTTTTTGCTTGTGGGAAAGACTTCGGCTTTGACCATGAATGTGGCTGGTGTGGTGAAAGATTGGTTGTTGATTGCGTTTTCTTGGTCTGTTATTAAGGACACGGTCACACCCCTTAATTTGTTTGGGTACGCGCTTGCTTTCTTGGGTGTTGCGTACTATAACCATTCCAAATTGCAGGCCTTGAAGGCGAAAGAGACGCAGAAGAAGGCGGCACAGGCCGATGAAGAGGCCGGGAGGTTGTTGGAGGAGAGGGAAGGAGATGGATTGGGAAAGAAGAGTGAATCACAggattag